From Desulforhopalus sp., one genomic window encodes:
- a CDS encoding TRAP transporter fused permease subunit → MGVFRDSKQVILGVLFFAFVAWSVYGAAATIETYAFRMVHVAFILVLGFLTLPFSPKANKWLNRVDIVLALLGIAAIVYSLYDLDQFIRRSTLPETWDMVFGILTILMLVELSRRTVGTAFTLVLVGFLLYACLGNYIPGPLAHKGYDLDRIVGHMTMTLEGVFGVPISVSVSFVMLFVVYGVFMDAAGAGRFWLDMSLSVMGRSSASAGRGAVVTTALLGGPQASGVATTMSVTPIMWPILRQAGYTPDMAAGLISAGGIGAVISPPLMGAGAFLIMQFLKISFWDVVVMVSMPTLLYYIGTLVMVELEARKMHFNPPKEVAQPVWQVLRKQGYHLISLVVLIALLVGWNLSPEMAALGAIATTIAASFLSKDREEWLLPKKIVLATIDGARNMLPVAVLLAAAGLIVGVFSLTGLGLKISTIIMSLSGGSIIIALFLALFTSFVIGLSLPITATYIMTVVMVAPALVKVGVPDYVAHLLAFYFAVLSEVSPPVGLSPSAAAAVTGGNPFGSMMQAWKYSLPAFLVPFLFAATQEGANLLIIGATLPGFIQAVLNSSFSLFFLSLGIVAYFRGPLNVFERAILIIIAVFMVIKVIDFSLVGLVPVGIGMVVVIRNWMVHRTVAGSVTA, encoded by the coding sequence ATGGGAGTTTTTCGAGACAGCAAACAGGTCATCTTGGGTGTGCTCTTTTTCGCCTTTGTGGCCTGGTCAGTTTACGGTGCGGCAGCGACGATTGAGACCTACGCCTTCCGTATGGTCCATGTAGCCTTTATCCTGGTCCTCGGCTTTCTCACCCTGCCGTTTTCACCAAAGGCAAACAAATGGCTGAACAGAGTGGACATTGTCCTTGCCCTGCTTGGCATTGCCGCCATCGTTTACTCCCTTTACGACCTCGACCAATTCATCCGCCGCTCGACCCTGCCGGAAACCTGGGACATGGTCTTCGGCATCCTGACCATCCTCATGCTGGTGGAGTTGTCGCGGCGGACGGTGGGCACCGCCTTTACCCTCGTGCTGGTGGGCTTTCTCCTCTACGCCTGCCTGGGCAATTATATCCCCGGACCGCTTGCCCATAAGGGCTACGATCTCGACCGCATCGTCGGTCATATGACCATGACCCTGGAAGGGGTGTTCGGCGTGCCGATCTCGGTCAGCGTGTCCTTTGTCATGCTCTTCGTGGTCTATGGGGTGTTCATGGATGCGGCGGGAGCCGGCAGATTCTGGCTTGATATGTCCCTGTCGGTAATGGGCCGCAGTTCGGCCAGCGCCGGACGCGGTGCGGTGGTGACCACCGCCCTGCTCGGCGGACCGCAGGCAAGCGGTGTGGCGACGACCATGTCGGTGACTCCGATCATGTGGCCCATCCTCCGCCAGGCGGGCTACACCCCCGATATGGCCGCTGGCCTCATCTCGGCTGGCGGCATCGGCGCCGTGATCTCGCCGCCCTTGATGGGCGCCGGGGCCTTTCTCATTATGCAGTTCCTGAAGATCTCCTTCTGGGACGTGGTGGTGATGGTGTCCATGCCGACATTGCTGTACTACATCGGCACCCTGGTCATGGTGGAACTTGAGGCGCGGAAGATGCATTTCAACCCACCTAAGGAAGTGGCGCAGCCGGTCTGGCAGGTGTTGAGAAAGCAAGGCTACCATCTCATCTCCCTGGTGGTACTGATCGCCCTCCTCGTCGGCTGGAACCTTTCCCCGGAAATGGCGGCTCTCGGCGCCATAGCCACGACCATTGCCGCAAGCTTTCTCAGCAAGGACCGCGAAGAATGGCTGCTGCCGAAGAAGATCGTCCTGGCAACCATCGACGGTGCCCGGAACATGCTGCCTGTCGCTGTCCTGCTGGCCGCCGCCGGGCTCATTGTCGGCGTCTTCTCGCTCACCGGCCTCGGCCTGAAGATCTCGACGATCATCATGTCGCTGAGCGGCGGATCGATCATCATCGCCCTGTTTCTAGCCTTGTTCACCTCTTTTGTCATCGGCCTCAGCCTGCCGATTACCGCCACCTATATCATGACGGTGGTGATGGTCGCCCCCGCCCTCGTCAAGGTGGGCGTTCCCGATTATGTGGCGCATCTCCTGGCCTTTTATTTCGCCGTGTTATCGGAGGTCTCCCCGCCGGTTGGGCTGTCGCCGTCGGCCGCCGCCGCGGTAACCGGGGGCAATCCGTTCGGATCGATGATGCAGGCCTGGAAGTATTCTCTGCCAGCTTTTCTCGTGCCGTTTTTGTTTGCGGCAACCCAAGAAGGCGCCAATCTGTTGATCATCGGCGCGACGCTGCCGGGATTTATCCAGGCGGTGCTCAACAGCAGTTTCTCCTTATTTTTCCTGTCGCTGGGCATCGTCGCCTACTTTCGCGGGCCACTCAATGTCTTTGAACGGGCGATCCTCATTATCATCGCCGTATTCATGGTGATCAAGGTTATTGATTTTTCGCTGGTTGGCTTAGTGCCTGTTGGCATAGGCATGGTTGTTGTCATCCGCAACTGGATGGTTCATAGGACTGTCGCAGGCAGCGTTACCGCCTAA
- the uvrC gene encoding excinuclease ABC subunit UvrC — MFPESTLSSAPHSPGVYLMQDGKSVVLYVGKAKDLFKRLSSYAHYSGAAHSKTAVMLHHVRKVDTIITNTEKEALILEASLIKKHKPKYNIILRDDKNYPYIKVTVQETWPRVFMARRKSRDKARYFGPFSSVGSMWATLRLIAALFPLRNCKSSELKPRPRPCLNRQIGRCLAPCAGGADRSLYLEHVNKIIMLLEGRNRDLTQTLTQQMSAAAEELDFERAAELRDQIAALSTTLEKQVIAASHNKDQDVFGFARKDAAVIIAILFIRNGLLNGSRTFFLADPYGDDASILSQVLSQFYDSDALIPGEILLPFAPADLELLTEHLGDSAGGRISLKIPQRGDSLQLVAMATANALQSFEEKEQKSRSWDKLGESLQKTLHLARPPLSIECLDISNISGKQAIGSLVAFHLGEPDKANFRHYKIKTVEGPNDYAMMKEVLERRLRRGMEEENLPDLFLVDGGKGQLGMALAVAGELGITDSIDWLGIAKEKQEEGEKLYKPGRKNPIVLPAHNPVLLFLMRIRDESHRYGITFHRKLRGKATLASAIDQIPGIGTTKKQELLRHMGSLKRLKAATTPELMEVKGIGPELASTIFNFFHGREITGDGN; from the coding sequence CGCAAGGTCGATACCATCATCACCAATACCGAAAAGGAGGCGCTGATCCTTGAGGCCTCCCTCATCAAGAAACACAAGCCGAAGTACAACATCATCCTCCGTGATGATAAAAACTATCCCTACATCAAGGTAACCGTTCAGGAAACCTGGCCACGGGTATTCATGGCCAGGCGCAAGAGCCGCGACAAGGCCCGCTACTTCGGGCCTTTTTCCTCGGTCGGCAGCATGTGGGCGACGCTCCGCCTCATTGCCGCTCTGTTTCCCCTGAGAAACTGCAAGAGCAGTGAGTTGAAGCCCCGGCCACGGCCCTGCCTCAACCGGCAGATCGGCCGGTGTCTGGCGCCATGCGCTGGAGGTGCCGACCGTTCTTTATACCTGGAACATGTCAACAAAATCATCATGCTCCTTGAAGGCCGCAACCGCGACCTGACCCAGACCCTTACCCAGCAGATGTCCGCCGCCGCCGAGGAACTTGATTTCGAAAGGGCGGCAGAACTCAGGGACCAGATCGCCGCCCTCTCCACCACCCTGGAAAAACAAGTCATTGCCGCCAGCCACAACAAGGACCAGGATGTCTTCGGCTTTGCCAGAAAAGACGCGGCGGTGATAATCGCCATTCTCTTTATCAGAAACGGCCTGCTCAACGGCAGCCGGACTTTCTTTCTCGCCGACCCTTACGGCGACGACGCCTCGATCCTTTCCCAGGTCCTCAGCCAGTTCTACGACAGCGACGCCCTCATCCCGGGGGAAATTCTCCTGCCCTTTGCCCCGGCCGATCTTGAGCTGCTCACCGAGCATCTCGGCGACAGCGCTGGTGGCCGCATTTCCTTGAAGATCCCGCAGCGGGGCGATTCCCTGCAGCTGGTCGCCATGGCCACCGCCAATGCCCTGCAGTCCTTCGAGGAAAAGGAACAGAAGAGCCGATCCTGGGACAAACTCGGCGAGAGCTTGCAGAAGACCCTCCATCTCGCCCGTCCGCCGCTGAGCATCGAATGCCTTGATATCTCCAATATCAGCGGCAAGCAGGCAATAGGCTCGCTGGTGGCTTTTCATCTGGGCGAACCGGACAAGGCGAATTTCCGCCATTACAAGATAAAAACCGTCGAAGGCCCCAACGATTACGCGATGATGAAGGAGGTTCTGGAACGGCGATTACGCCGCGGCATGGAGGAGGAAAACCTTCCCGACCTCTTCCTCGTCGATGGCGGCAAGGGCCAGCTCGGCATGGCCCTTGCAGTCGCAGGCGAATTGGGAATAACTGACAGCATCGACTGGCTGGGGATCGCCAAGGAAAAGCAGGAAGAGGGGGAAAAACTCTATAAGCCGGGCCGGAAGAACCCGATTGTCCTACCGGCGCACAACCCAGTCCTGCTTTTCCTGATGCGTATCCGCGACGAATCACACCGCTACGGCATCACCTTCCACCGCAAACTCCGAGGCAAGGCCACCCTCGCCTCGGCCATCGACCAGATCCCCGGTATCGGCACCACCAAAAAGCAGGAACTGCTTCGCCACATGGGCAGCCTGAAACGGCTCAAGGCAGCCACTACCCCGGAACTCATGGAAGTCAAAGGAATCGGTCCGGAGCTGGCATCGACGATCTTCAATTTCTTCCACGGCCGGGAAATCACCGGGGACGGCAATTGA
- a CDS encoding gamma-glutamyltransferase family protein: MIPFNFDFPYASQRMPLLADNVVATSHPLAVEAGLDMLRRGGNAMDAAIAAAITLTVVEPTSNGIGSDGFAILWDGKALHGLNASGRAPAAWTPEYFAGKYPGLQSMPERGIDTVTIPGAVSQWVALSERFGLLPFADLFAPAIHYAQTGHLVTPITAASWARQMEALDAPDLHRDFTGNGLPPRAGSRWRFAGQAQTLEEIAASRGESFYRGPLAGKMVAHLQAQGGVHTLEDFAGHRAEWVTPISLDYNQVRLHEIPPNGQGLAALLCLGILRECDLRRYSVDSADSVHLQIEAMKLAFADAFRYISDPACMDVPVESLLGRNYLQSRAALIRMDQARTPVHGIPIHGGTVYLSTADAGGMMVSLIQSNYMGFGSGVVVPGTGISLQNRGYGFVRTPGHPNCVGPGKRPYQTIIPGFVTDLSGRPLMSFGVMGGHMQPQGHVQMVTRICDYGQNPQAASDAPRWIVNGDGSIGLEPALAAILGDALRQRGHKLTSAEAVRYAFGGAQLIWRTSEGYIAGSDHRKDGLAAGF, encoded by the coding sequence ATGATTCCCTTCAATTTTGATTTCCCCTACGCCTCGCAGCGTATGCCCCTTCTGGCTGACAATGTCGTCGCTACTTCCCATCCTCTGGCCGTAGAAGCCGGGCTTGATATGCTGCGCCGGGGAGGCAATGCGATGGATGCGGCCATCGCCGCGGCGATCACCCTGACGGTTGTCGAACCAACCTCGAACGGGATCGGCTCGGACGGCTTTGCCATCCTCTGGGACGGCAAGGCCCTGCATGGCCTGAACGCCTCCGGACGCGCCCCCGCCGCCTGGACACCGGAGTATTTTGCCGGTAAATATCCCGGCCTGCAGAGCATGCCCGAACGTGGCATCGATACGGTGACTATCCCGGGGGCCGTGTCGCAATGGGTGGCACTGTCCGAGCGCTTCGGCCTACTGCCCTTTGCTGACCTCTTCGCTCCGGCCATCCACTACGCCCAAACGGGACACCTCGTTACACCGATCACCGCCGCAAGCTGGGCGCGGCAGATGGAAGCCCTTGATGCGCCTGACCTCCACCGCGATTTTACCGGCAATGGCCTGCCGCCCAGGGCCGGCAGCAGGTGGCGCTTTGCCGGGCAGGCACAGACTTTAGAAGAAATCGCCGCCAGCCGGGGAGAGAGTTTCTATCGCGGCCCGCTTGCCGGAAAAATGGTGGCACACCTCCAGGCCCAGGGCGGCGTGCACACCCTGGAAGATTTTGCCGGCCACCGGGCCGAATGGGTTACGCCAATAAGCCTTGACTACAACCAGGTCCGGCTGCACGAGATTCCACCAAACGGCCAGGGGCTTGCGGCCCTTCTCTGCCTCGGTATCCTCCGGGAATGTGATCTGCGGCGCTACTCGGTCGATTCGGCCGACAGCGTCCACCTGCAGATCGAGGCGATGAAGCTGGCCTTCGCCGACGCCTTCCGCTACATCAGCGACCCCGCCTGCATGGATGTGCCGGTTGAATCCTTGCTTGGCCGGAACTATCTGCAGTCCCGCGCCGCCCTCATTCGCATGGACCAGGCGAGAACCCCGGTCCATGGCATTCCCATCCACGGCGGCACGGTCTACCTCAGCACCGCCGATGCCGGCGGCATGATGGTCAGCCTCATCCAATCCAACTACATGGGCTTCGGCTCGGGAGTGGTAGTGCCAGGTACGGGCATCAGCCTGCAGAACCGTGGCTATGGCTTTGTGCGCACACCGGGCCACCCCAACTGCGTCGGACCGGGCAAACGCCCCTACCAGACCATCATCCCAGGCTTTGTCACTGATCTCAGCGGCCGGCCACTGATGTCCTTTGGCGTCATGGGCGGCCATATGCAGCCGCAGGGGCATGTGCAGATGGTGACCCGCATCTGCGACTACGGCCAGAACCCCCAGGCCGCCTCCGACGCGCCGCGCTGGATAGTCAATGGCGACGGCAGCATCGGCCTCGAACCCGCCCTTGCCGCAATACTGGGCGATGCCCTCCGGCAACGTGGCCACAAGCTTACCTCCGCCGAGGCAGTCAGGTATGCCTTCGGCGGCGCCCAGCTCATCTGGCGGACCTCCGAAGGCTATATCGCCGGCTCGGACCACCGCAAGGACGGGCTTGCCGCCGGCTTCTAA
- a CDS encoding TAXI family TRAP transporter solute-binding subunit: MKARSMMYLAIALVFLVASYAQPVKAQDKLSFSIVTGGTGGVWYPLGGAIGGLVTQKVAGTEATAEATTAALDNLKLLTAGKAGMAFAYDYHVPWVNEGKMPGLNGKFNVRIVMGFYEQPLHVVTKDGTGIKSLADLKGKRVSTGAPNSGTEEQAAYVLKSLGIDMDKDLKREKLGATECVAGLKDGKLDAFFWSGAVPTGSIIDLASTSGLKMVLLPIDGDNAEKIQKENPGVFHKTVFAKGSYASVEADVNTLAITAVLMAMDKFPEDRMYQIVSAIFANQKDLAAVAKEVAKLTPEMAVKQANAESQKFIHNGAAKFFKEQGVIK; this comes from the coding sequence ATGAAGGCAAGAAGCATGATGTACCTGGCCATCGCCCTGGTATTCCTGGTAGCCTCGTACGCCCAGCCAGTAAAGGCTCAGGACAAGCTGTCATTTAGTATTGTCACCGGTGGAACGGGCGGCGTCTGGTATCCGCTCGGCGGCGCCATTGGCGGTCTGGTCACCCAGAAGGTTGCCGGTACCGAGGCCACCGCCGAGGCCACCACCGCGGCCCTGGACAATCTCAAACTGCTCACCGCCGGCAAGGCGGGTATGGCCTTTGCCTATGACTATCACGTACCCTGGGTCAATGAAGGCAAGATGCCGGGATTGAACGGTAAATTCAACGTTCGTATCGTCATGGGCTTTTACGAGCAACCGCTGCATGTGGTCACCAAGGACGGCACCGGCATCAAGAGCCTGGCCGACCTCAAAGGCAAGCGGGTCTCCACCGGCGCCCCCAACAGCGGCACGGAAGAACAGGCAGCCTATGTGCTTAAGTCACTCGGCATCGACATGGATAAGGATCTCAAACGTGAGAAACTTGGTGCAACCGAATGTGTTGCCGGCCTGAAAGACGGCAAACTTGACGCCTTCTTCTGGAGCGGGGCGGTGCCCACCGGCTCGATAATCGACCTGGCCTCCACCTCCGGCCTGAAGATGGTCCTTCTGCCCATCGATGGCGACAATGCCGAGAAGATCCAGAAGGAAAACCCCGGGGTATTTCATAAAACCGTCTTTGCCAAAGGCAGCTACGCAAGCGTCGAGGCCGACGTCAATACCCTGGCGATCACCGCCGTGCTGATGGCCATGGACAAGTTCCCGGAAGACAGGATGTACCAGATCGTCAGCGCCATCTTTGCCAACCAGAAGGACCTGGCGGCCGTTGCCAAGGAAGTTGCCAAGCTGACTCCTGAGATGGCCGTTAAACAGGCCAATGCCGAGTCGCAAAAATTCATTCACAATGGTGCCGCCAAGTTTTTCAAAGAGCAAGGCGTCATTAAATAG
- a CDS encoding lactate racemase domain-containing protein produces the protein MEKNKMTTSTFDLPYGDEIRSLHLPVHSAILRTQEQKALITPALFQTRLRHALAANPLDLSRPVLVVADKTRLCGYAEYLPVLIGELQAHGMAPGVLRVIVAYGTHARQSDEECRQAYGQLYDELTFIHHDCREPDIFTEQGKTTRNTPIRHRRDLAAASAIITMGAVSHHYFAGYGGGRKLIFPGCGERQAIYTNHALFLDRAAGHIASGCQPGRLDGNPLAEDLFEIEETLPAHLAIHGILDDQGRLCDLLAGRGRELFTQACAIHGKACEISSPQFDLVVASCGGFPKDINFIQSHKAVHNAAMFVRDGGLLLLYARCRDGVGSTTFLPWFEMGGFAAAFSHLAGHYEGNGGTALAMMTKTQRIRIGLVTGLDDTICRLIGVETWDHRQVAAHLQGLGDTTSVACITNASLLVRNS, from the coding sequence ATGGAGAAAAATAAGATGACCACCAGCACCTTCGATCTTCCCTACGGCGATGAGATACGCTCACTGCACCTGCCGGTCCACAGCGCCATCCTGCGGACACAGGAGCAAAAAGCCCTCATCACCCCCGCCCTTTTTCAGACGCGGCTGCGACATGCCCTTGCCGCAAATCCGCTCGACCTGTCCCGGCCGGTGCTGGTAGTGGCCGATAAAACCAGGCTTTGCGGCTATGCCGAATACCTGCCGGTCCTGATCGGCGAACTGCAGGCGCATGGCATGGCGCCAGGGGTGCTGCGGGTCATTGTCGCCTACGGCACCCACGCCCGGCAAAGCGATGAAGAATGCCGGCAGGCCTACGGCCAGCTGTACGACGAGCTGACCTTCATCCATCATGACTGCCGGGAACCTGATATCTTCACGGAGCAGGGCAAGACGACACGCAACACCCCGATCCGCCACCGCCGGGACCTGGCAGCGGCCAGCGCCATCATCACCATGGGGGCGGTTTCCCATCACTATTTTGCCGGATACGGCGGCGGGCGCAAGCTGATCTTTCCCGGTTGCGGCGAGCGCCAGGCAATCTATACTAACCATGCCCTGTTTCTCGACCGCGCGGCAGGGCACATCGCCAGCGGCTGTCAGCCCGGCCGTCTGGACGGCAATCCTCTCGCCGAGGACCTCTTTGAAATCGAAGAAACCCTGCCGGCGCACCTTGCCATCCACGGCATCCTTGACGATCAGGGCAGACTGTGCGATCTCCTGGCCGGCCGGGGCCGGGAACTCTTTACACAGGCCTGCGCCATCCACGGCAAGGCCTGTGAAATCAGCTCGCCCCAATTTGATCTGGTTGTCGCCTCCTGCGGCGGTTTTCCAAAGGATATCAACTTCATCCAGAGCCATAAGGCGGTCCACAACGCAGCGATGTTCGTTCGCGACGGCGGTCTCCTGCTCCTGTACGCCAGGTGCCGGGACGGGGTCGGCTCGACAACCTTTCTCCCCTGGTTCGAGATGGGCGGTTTTGCCGCTGCCTTTAGTCATCTTGCCGGCCATTACGAAGGCAATGGCGGCACAGCACTGGCGATGATGACCAAAACGCAGCGAATTCGTATCGGCCTGGTAACCGGCCTTGATGACACCATCTGCCGGCTCATCGGGGTAGAAACCTGGGATCACCGGCAGGTTGCCGCCCATCTCCAGGGGCTTGGCGACACTACCAGCGTCGCCTGTATCACCAATGCCAGCCTGCTGGTGCGAAACTCATGA